In Lodderomyces beijingensis strain CBS 14171 genome assembly, chromosome: 3, the genomic window TGCTGGATACAAGGCTGATGAGAGTAGGAGATTTAAAAAGGTTTTCGTTAAGCTTTTCCGTAGAAATACCGTATAGCCTCCTTTTCTAGTTTTTAATGATGAGAAATGATTGCATTAGAGAGACCATGGATGAGTGAGTGGagtcttgttgttgtcgttggtgttgtttcAGCTGGAATGCTGCAAAAATGATAATGTTGAGAGGACACACACCTGGTAGCAACACTGGCCCGCCGCCGTCGTCTCTCGCTTGCCACCACGAGAGAGGATCAAAGAGGGTACCTTCAGCTGAAACATCTACATTTACAGCGGTTTCTCTCCGACTCCGATACAACCGGTTTTTTACTATTATGACACTTTTGTATTTGAAAATAACCCCTATATAATCAATGACAAGGAGTTTTGGGAATGGATTTTCCTTTAAGATACACggatgaatttttttttccttcttcgtCTATTTATGTTCATCTCCTTCATTCTCTAACTTCTCACCAACGCACTCCTCTCATATGGTCATTCAGTGCATACATGAAAGCCCACACTGGATCACCCTATTGGAAAAACACACTTGCAAGAAATAAAGATATGGTACACACCTTCTGATTAATCAATGCTTCTTcctgaaaaagaaaaaagaacattTAGTAACCGAAAGTGGCCAATTTTTGAGCAACGTCAGATTcagcagttgcagcaacagcagcattcaacttcttgttcaaagcCTTCTTCTTAGCATAGTATTCAGCAGATTGCaattttctcttttcttccaacttgtcaacAACAGACTCGTATTTCCAACCAACTGAAGTGGACAATTTACCAACAGTGGTGTATTTTCTACCTGgcttcaatctcaacacTCTCAAGGCTTGTGGCACAACGactctcttcttcttgtcgtATGGTGGTGGGATACCTTCGAAAACCTTCAATCTTTCCAAAGCAGCCTTACCCCTAGCTGTCTTGTGTGGGATCATACCTCTGATAGCCTTGTAAAGGATTCTGGATGGCGCTCTAAAGTGGAAAGGACCTCTGGTCTTGTTGTAACGAGTGCTCTTTCTCAAGTAGTCGTGGtacttcaacttgtttctGAAAAATTCCCCCGAGATGTTCAATTCTTCACATCtgacaacgacaacttTTTGACCATTGAGAATCTGTTTCGAGATGATCGAGGCTAAACGGCCCAATAAGTGGCCCTTACCGTCAATAACGACAACTGGTTCGAACGTAGACATTTCTTTGgtattttgcaaatggcTTGTTGAACAGGTTAAAAGTGGGTGTCAGAAGCTCagtagattttttttttttgggaaaagggcgaaaaaaaaaaatttgtgTTGTGTGAGGGAGAGAGTGTGTATGGGAGATGGTGTGAAGGAGTGAGAATtaggagagaaaaaaaaaaacagttaGAAGAGGTTGGTGGGTGCGAATGGCGGGAGTGGTGGGAGTGGTGCGCGCGGATGGGTCGCgagagagggggggtgGACGTGAGGGACTCGCGAGACGGCGAGGGCCCCGTCGAGCAAGCTGGCGTGGAGAGTTTCGCATTACGCACACCGCGACTCTACCAGACAccaaggcaaaaaaaaagttggagtCTACACGCTACCActcattgaaaaattatAGAGGGTTGCACGTGCACAAATTAGGGCTGGAGCCCTcgatggctgcaaaatttcaaacaccTCATGAAACTTGGCTAGAGGGATGACCCTGGCTCCCCACCCCCTCACTCGGCGATACTCTCGAAACCTGCTCGCTGCATCTCAGCCTGGAATACAAAGCTACATCTCTGGCAGAGATTCTGCCGACTATTTGCTCTAGTGAGGCGACCCTGGACCCACTACGGGACTAAGCACAGAGGAGCTCTAATCTCATGTTCATCTTTCTCTCACTCTCTCTACATTCACACCTTCACATAACCTCAAAAGATCAAACTTTGATTTGAATATTACTCAATGACATAAAAAACTAAACAATtatcaaaaactttttccCTCTATACTTTTAATTTACCTTCATTAACCAACGAGTTGACGACACTCAAGATAGCATCAAGCGAAGCTTGGCCCACGTCATGACTAATTCCACATCCCCATCTATTCACCTTCTCTCCCGCATCATCGACAAAGCTCAAGTTGACATACGTTGCAGCTTTTGTGCTTGAACCGCTTCCCAAGGCATGTTCTGTGTAAGTGACAACTTCTAGTAAAAGGCCAAATTTCTTTGAGATGGCATCAAGGAAGGATGAAATTGGACCATTGCCTTCACCAGATAGCGTGATTTCTTGACCTGTTTCTTGCAAAGTTAATTGCGCCGTGATGACTCTTGCATCATTCTTGCCCTTGGTAATCTCGAAATCCTTGATGAGTAACGGCGATGAAACGAGGTAATGGCTATTGAACACGTTAACGATTTCCTCGGTTTGCAACTCACGACCTAATCTATCGGCCTTGTCTTGCACCAATGCTGAAAATGACACTTGCAATTGTCTAGGCAAATCCAAGCCGAGCGATCTCAATATGACCCAAGCACTGCCACCTTTACCCGATTGAGAATTGACTCTAATCACGGCTTCGTAAGTTCTACCGATATCCTTTGGATCCAAGGGCAAGTATGGGATAGCCCATCTTTGGTCCTGGCGCTCATACGAGAAGCCCTTTTTGATGGCGTCTTGGTGGGAGCCGCTGAATGCGCACACCACCAATGATCCACTATATGGCGATCTTGGATGAACTTCGATCTTGTTGCAACGTTCACTAACATCAATTACCGACTCCATGTCTGAGAAATCCAACTCGGGTGCAATGCCCTGTGTGTACAAGTTCAAAGCCACCGTGACCAAGTCGACATTACCTGTTCTCTCACCATTGCCAAAGATGCATCCCTCGACTCGATCTGCGCCGGCCAACATCCCCAATTCGGTAGCGGCGACCCCGCATCCACGGTCGTTGTGGCAGTGTAATGAGacaacaactttttcacGTTCAGTTATATGTTTGCAAAAGTATTCAATTTGGTCAGCGTAAACATTGGGACCGGCAACTTCCACAGTCGCgggcaagttgaagatcaTGGGGGTTTCAACGCTTGGTTGCCATGCCTGCTTAACGGCTTCACAAATCTCAACGGCAAATTCAACTGGTGTATCCGAAAAACACTCGGGGGAAAATTCCAAATTCCATTCCGTGTCTTGCATACTTGGATCATCTTTAGTTAGGCTCTTGACTAAATTGGTGATTTCCACTGCTTTGGCAATTGCTTCAGCTTGGGACATGCCAAACACCACTTCTCTAAACACATCGGAAGTAGCCAAATATATGTGGATGATGGCCTTTTTGGCGCCCTTGACGGATTCAACTGTTCTTCTCACCAAGGGTTCACGCGACTGGGTCAAGACTTGAATAGCAACATCCTCGGGTGCATTCTCGACTGCGTACCTGGTAAAGTCAAAATCCGTTTGCGACGCGGAGGGGAAACTCACTTCAATTTCCTTGAATCCTATATCGACCAATTTATGGAAATActccttcttttcagcAATCGACATGGGATCTGGTAGAGATTGGTTACCATCTCTCAAATCTGTCGATAACCATCTTGGTGCCTTGGACAAGACCTTGGAAGGCCATTCTCTGTTTTGTAAGTTGATTTgctttggtggtgggtaTTTCACTGAGGGGTCCCTTAGCATGTTTTTATACTGTAATTTCACCGGTGGTATCCTCGAAGCTGCTCTTTTAAAGAGCTTAAACTGGGAGAACATCGTTGGTGTATGGTTTATTGGTGTGATGAAGAGAGATAAAAGGGAGAGTAGTTGAGATTAAACCTTTTCGGTTTCAATCTGTTGAAAGTTCAACTTATtcggaaaaaaagattggcTTTTTGGTATGAGTAATTGCTTGCCAGATAATGGtttaaaatttttttctatttttgaTCTTCCCCGCTATACCTTGGTGAAAAGTTATTCGAGTTTCCGGTACAGGCCCTGTTTTGGCACCAGCAAGTGTAGACTTCCTAAAGTGGTAATATCTTGCGAGCGGATGGTATGGGCcacgagagagagagaatgaaaaatatTCCAGAATGAATTAAGCTCATCGCTCTCCGTCACACACTAAAAAAGAATTTGAGCTCTTCTCGAGAATTAATTTTCAGACGAGTTTGCAGTTCTTTtataagaaaaaaaaaaggcttGTAACGATCTCtatttttcatcttgtgGATTAGAATTTATATATAATTAGAGAAAGGGTTTTCACGATGGCAAAGTCGACAACAAAGGGAACCAAGAAGGTCAAGGCTTCTGCCCCACCTAAGAAGgtttcaaaagaagaatcatcatcatcgagTGAATCATCTGATGATTCCAgctcaagttcttcaagtgaatcttcttcagaagaggaagaggaagtgaaggaagaaaaagaagaagaaacttCATCTAGCTCGTCAAGCTCATCAAGCGAGTCTTCATCCTCCgacgaagaggaagaggaagaagaaaaagttgcagtGAAGGAAGTtgacaagagcaagaaaaagaaaaagagcccTTCTCCAAGCTCAAGTgagtcatcatcatcatcatccagTGCAAGCTCGagcgaagatgaagaagaggatgttgttgaaaagaaggaTGTCATGAAAATAACAAAGTCAGGAAAAGAGTCCacttcaagctcaagtgagtcgtcatcttcttcttcatctagcgaaggagaagaagaagaggaagcagctgttgaaactgttgaaaaaaccaaaaagaccaagaagagctccagctccagctccagctcaaGTTCTAGTTCtagctcaagctcaagttcTGAGTCATCAtcagatgaagaagaagaagaagaagaggaaaaaaccgttgagaccaagaagactgtgaaagaaaaagaacagtcgtcatcatcatcatccgAGTCTGATTCTGACTCCGACTCCGACTCCGACAGCTCAAGCTCGAGCTCATCATCTGATTCCGATTCCGACTCTGACTCTGACTCAGATGCTGATGAAGAAATGGAAGAAGctaaagaagaaacaccAAAGAAGCGTAAGATTGAAGAAGTGGAAACAATCACCCCAGCTTCAAGCAAGAAACCAAAAGCTGGatcagaagaagaaactaGCGAAGAAGGTGCTACGTTGTTTGTTGGTAGATTGTCATGGAACATTGACGACGAGTGGCTACAAAAGGAATTCGAGCATCTTGGAGACGTGATTGGTGCTCGTGTGATTATGGAGAGAGCCACTGGTAAATCTAGAGGTTACGGATACGTTGATTTCAAGACTAAAGCAGCTGCTGAAAAGGCCCTTGAAGAAATGCAAGGCAAGGAGATTGACGGCAGACCAATCAATTTGGACATGTCTACTGGTAAACCGCATGCTTCCAAGGCAAATGCCGGTGAAAGAGCTAGACAGTTTGGCGACTCCCAATCGCCACCAAGCGATACCTTGTTCATTGGTAATTTGTCCTTCAATACCGATAGAGATAAAttgtttcaagttttcgGTGACTATGGTAATGTCATCTCAGCTAGAGTTCCCACCCACCCCGATACTCAGCAGCCAAAAGGATTTGGATATGTTCAATTTTCCAGCATTGATGAAGCTAAAGCTGCATTGGAAGCTTTAAACGGCGAGTACATTGACAACAGGCCATGCAGGTTGGACTTTTCTACTCCAAGagataacaacaacaacaataataataataatagcagtggtggtggttttggaGGTGGACGTGGTGGCCGCGGCGGTCGCGGTGGTCGCGGTGGCTTTGGAGGTGACCGTGGTGGACGTGGTGGATTCGG contains:
- a CDS encoding 60S ribosomal protein uL13, whose translation is MSTFEPVVVIDGKGHLLGRLASIISKQILNGQKVVVVRCEELNISGEFFRNKLKYHDYLRKSTRYNKTRGPFHFRAPSRILYKAIRGMIPHKTARGKAALERLKVFEGIPPPYDKKKRVVVPQALRVLRLKPGRKYTTVGKLSTSVGWKYESVVDKLEEKRKLQSAEYYAKKKALNKKLNAAVAATAESDVAQKLATFGY